GTCGATTGAAAACTGTTCCGACAGTAAAACGGAGAGGCGTCCGGCACCGGTGGGGAAATTCCTGCCGCCGCCGATCGGGCGGTTCATCGTGCCGGTCAGCCGTTTACGCCCTAGAAAGGCCAAAACCTCATCGCTTACCTGTTCGCCGAAGGCCCTGAAGGTCGTCCACTTGCCGCCGATCATGCAAAGCTGCGGTGGATCGCCGGCGACACGGTGAATGAAATGGCTGCGGGAAATTCTCCCGGTAAAAGCGGCATCGCTGCGCGGCAGTGGGCGTATGCCGCTGAAACTGAAGACAATGTCTGAGGGATCGACGGTAATGTCCGGAAACACCTGGGCGACCGCTTCGAGAATATAATCCCGCTCTTCGGGCTCGCATCGCACCCGCTCGGGACGATCCACCTTGATATCGGTTGACCCCGCGAGAACCCGGCCGAGATAGGGAAAGAGGATGCAGACGCGATTATCCGCGTTCTCAAAGAAAATCATGTGACCGTTCAGCGCTTTGAGGAGTGCATCATTGGCGATGATGAGATGCGACCCCTTGGTGCCGGAAACGGTCGGTTTTTGCCTTTCTGCGGACGGGGCGGCGGAAAGCGTGCCGATCGTTTCGTCGATCCATGCCCCGGTGGCATTAACGATGATGCGCGGCCGGATGGACATTGTTTCGTCCGTTTCCCCTGCCCGGAGGCGGTATCCATCGCCGTTGCGAATAAGCTCCGCATAGTTGAGCGCGATGCTTTGCGGCGCATCGGCCGAGGTATCGATCAGCAGTTCCAGGGCAAGCCGCTCCGGCTGGCTTATCCATGCATCGTAATAGGTGGCCGAATATCTGATGTCAGGCGTCAGGCCGGGCCAGTGCTTCAGCGTCTTGCCGGCGCCGCGAAACTCATGGCGGGGCAGAATGCGGTTCTTGCGGCTGACGAAGTCATAGAGGGTAAGGCCCGCCTTGATGGCGAGCGCTCCCCGGCTTGCGGGCTTGCCGCCCGAGCCGAAAAATGTCGCCGCCGCGTTGAACAGGCCGCTGAACATCGAAAAAATCGGGATCGTCGTCGGCAGCGGCTGCACCATATGCGGCGCAAGCGTCAGAAGAGCATCGCGCTCACACAAGGATTCCGCCACGAGGCCGAATTCGCCATTCTCGAGATAACGCAGGCCACCATGGATCATGCGCGAGGGTGCTGCGCTGCAGCCGGAGGAAAAATCATTGCGCTCGACCAGGAGCACCCGCAGCCCTTGGAGGGCGAGATCGCGATAGGCCGCGATGCCGTTGATGCCGCCGCCGATGACGACGGCGTCGAAATCACCGTTGTGCCGGATGCGGCTAAGAGCGTCCTCGCGAAAACTGGGCATAGGAATACCGTTCGCTGGCTAATGACCAGCGTCCCAATGGTGTTGATCGTTTAAAGCGACGGGAAAGACGGGCGGCGAAAACTACGTGCTGTTCGCCGGAGGTCCCGCCTCACCTACATGTTTCAGCTATCGAGCCCGACAAGATGCTCGGTAACACCAGCACTGATGAAGGCCAGCTCACTCCCTGTAAGCCGCAGGCGGGCGGCAGCGGCGTTTTCCACCGCCTGCGCCGGATCGCGCGCGCCGCACAACGAGAATGTTATGCCCGGCTGAGCAATCGTCCAGGCAATCACCACCTGCGCGACAGAAGCCCCATGCGTGGCCGCCACCGGCTCCAGCACCGCCATCAACCGCGCGATCTTCTGACGGTTCGCCTGGCTGAAACGAGGATTGCCATGGCGCTGATCGTCCTCTGCAAACACCCGCTCTGGCCCGACCTTGCCCGACAGAAGGCCGAGTGCCAGCGACGAATAACTGAGGACGGAGACAGAATTCTTCCGGCAAAGCGGCAGAAGCGTCGTCTCGATATCACGCTTCACCATGGAATATTCTTCCTGAACGGCATCCAGCGCGCCGGTAGCGATGTAGGCCTCGAGATCATCAGGCGAGACATTGCTTGCGCCGATGGAGCGGATCTTCCCCTCCTCCTTCAGCCGCACCAAAGCCTCGACCGTCTCGGCAATCGGCGTCGTGGCGTCCTGCCAATGGGTGACGTAGTGGTCGATATAATCGGTTCCAAGCCGCTTCAGGCTTTCTTCAACCTCATAACGGATCGAGGCAGCGCCAAGATAACGGTGAACGGGCTTGCCATCCTGATGGAAGAAATAGGCGCCCTCGTTGACATGCCAGACGAGACCACATTTGGTGACCAGCACCACCTTGTCGCGCCTGCCGGAAATCGCCTTGCCAACGATGGTTTCCGCAAGCCCCATGCCATAGGCCGGGGCGGTATCGATCAGGGAAATGCCGGCATCGATGGAAGCCTGGATGGCGGCGATGGATTGCCGCTCATCGGTGCCGCCCCACATCCAGCCACCGATCGCCCAGGTGCCCAGCCCCACGGCGGATGCGCTGATGTCGCTGCCGCCGATCGTCCGGGTCAATATTGCGTTCTCCGTCACGACGTTTCCCCTTCCCCTTGATTCAATAAATAACCGGCAATCGCCTCGTCCACGACGAGCGAGGTCAGATAACGACCGGCAAGCGTGGCCGCCACCGGTCCGGCTTTGATGGCGCCTGCCGCGACGCCGATGATGTTCGGGCACCGGGCAAGCTGCCTGGGGTCCAGCGCCACCACACGCGAGTTGAGATCGATCCGTGCCAGTTGCCCGTCCGCCATGGTGAGATGGGCGAGAAATTCACCGGCAACACCCACATCCACCAGCGCCTGCCCACCACGGGCCGCATCCGGCAGAAGATCGTAATAACCGGAGCCCGGAGCCTCCACGGAACCAATGCCGACCAGTGCCACCTGTGCCTGCCGCGCTAAGTCGAACACTTCGCGGATCGACGCGACATTCATCAGCAGATCGCGCT
The DNA window shown above is from Agrobacterium tumefaciens and carries:
- a CDS encoding aldo/keto reductase is translated as MTENAILTRTIGGSDISASAVGLGTWAIGGWMWGGTDERQSIAAIQASIDAGISLIDTAPAYGMGLAETIVGKAISGRRDKVVLVTKCGLVWHVNEGAYFFHQDGKPVHRYLGAASIRYEVEESLKRLGTDYIDHYVTHWQDATTPIAETVEALVRLKEEGKIRSIGASNVSPDDLEAYIATGALDAVQEEYSMVKRDIETTLLPLCRKNSVSVLSYSSLALGLLSGKVGPERVFAEDDQRHGNPRFSQANRQKIARLMAVLEPVAATHGASVAQVVIAWTIAQPGITFSLCGARDPAQAVENAAAARLRLTGSELAFISAGVTEHLVGLDS
- a CDS encoding glycerol-3-phosphate dehydrogenase/oxidase, producing MPSFREDALSRIRHNGDFDAVVIGGGINGIAAYRDLALQGLRVLLVERNDFSSGCSAAPSRMIHGGLRYLENGEFGLVAESLCERDALLTLAPHMVQPLPTTIPIFSMFSGLFNAAATFFGSGGKPASRGALAIKAGLTLYDFVSRKNRILPRHEFRGAGKTLKHWPGLTPDIRYSATYYDAWISQPERLALELLIDTSADAPQSIALNYAELIRNGDGYRLRAGETDETMSIRPRIIVNATGAWIDETIGTLSAAPSAERQKPTVSGTKGSHLIIANDALLKALNGHMIFFENADNRVCILFPYLGRVLAGSTDIKVDRPERVRCEPEERDYILEAVAQVFPDITVDPSDIVFSFSGIRPLPRSDAAFTGRISRSHFIHRVAGDPPQLCMIGGKWTTFRAFGEQVSDEVLAFLGRKRLTGTMNRPIGGGRNFPTGAGRLSVLLSEQFSIDRRRAEHLALAYGSRAFELMGFCRGRADDAPLSEKSPITAAEVLWLIRCEHVRHLTDLILRRTTLAITGLIDVDLIDAILGVASRELGWSSSRAVEERQRLIQELETFYGVTPVMLQNRCKENA